One stretch of Astatotilapia calliptera chromosome 3, fAstCal1.2, whole genome shotgun sequence DNA includes these proteins:
- the LOC113012567 gene encoding uncharacterized protein LOC113012567, whose translation MCEALLKLYFNGLLFPYRSGSKRRRKVPETKTTQAVPTGTQMSAPGPEQVEKRYDPLDSTLKFVNRPDDLNPLCDDSLRAEMSCGHAVTPESLTRWCCTLLDQGNYKFRCPALVEGTKQCNKEWSYQEVRRLADLTVEEMQHFEESMARLALADHCEVQECPQCKTSVERMDLSNLCVKCVVCTAVQRKKFYFCWQCLKPWKGSGPRSDRCDNDGCENKDLQLLQTCKTIDLPDVKGVTSCPAIRLCPTCGLRVEHNRKHCKNIKCPRCKMEFCFVCLKLKRECSSSPYEICPSGVAPRQTSIPVWRKT comes from the exons ATGTGTGAAGCTTTATTGAAGCTTTATTTCAACGG GTTGCTGTTCCCATACCGGTCGGGAagtaaaagaagaaggaaagtaCCAGAAACTAAAACGACACAAGCTGTGCCAACAGG AACCCAAATGAGCGCTCCAGGACCGGAGCAGGTGGAGAAGCGATACGATCCACTAGATTCTACCCTAAAGTTCGTCAACAGGCCAGATGATCTGAATCCACTGT GTGATGACTCTCTCAGAGCAGAGATGTCCTGTGGCCACGCTGTCACTCCTGAATCTCTAACACGATGGTGTTGTACCCTGCTGGATCAG ggcaaTTACAAATTCAGATGTCCGGCTTTAGTGGAGGGAACCAAGCAGTGTAATAAAGAGTGGTCGTACCAGGAGGTGCGCAGACTGGCTGATCTGACTGTGGAGGAAATGCAGCACTTTGAAGAGAGCATGGCTCGTCTGGCTCTTGCAGACCACTGTGAGGTTCAGGAA TGTCCACAGTGCAAAACAAGTGTGGAGAGGATGGATCTGTCTAACCTGTGTGTAAAGTGTGTCGTATGCACAGCTGTTCAAAGGAAGAAATTCTACTTCTGCTGGCAGTGTCTGAAACCATGGAAGGGTTCAGGCCCTCGATCTGACCGCTGCGACAACGACGGCTGTGAGAACAAGGACCTGCAACTTCTGCAGACATGTAAAACCATTGATCTGCCTGACGTAAAGGGCGTAACCAGCTGCCCCGCCATCAGACTCTGTCCTACATGTGGCCTGAGGGTGGAGcataacagaaaacactgcaaaaatatcaaatgtcctCGCTGCAAAATGGAGTTCTGTTTTGTCTGCCTGAAACTAAAGCGTGAATGTTCCAGTTCACCATATGAAATCTGCCCCAGTGGGGTCGCGCCAAGGCAGACCTCCATCCCTGTGTGgaggaaaacatga
- the LOC113018819 gene encoding uncharacterized protein DDB_G0292642-like: MTTQDQDDKSYDPNDTTLTFVNRRDELDPLSGDDSLVAEMSCGHAVTAESLTGWCRSLLDQGQYKFKCPALNEDTYETCGEEWSYPEVRRLAALTVEEMAYFEEKIAQLAARDYCELKICPGCKTYVEREDLTNLSVRCTICTADNNKGYEFCCQCLRPWKGRAPRSDRCDNDGCVNHELEVLKNCKTTDLPEVRGVDACPSIRACPTCGEIVEHDKTGCKNIICPRCQKEFCFVCLKLTPVCLKTSTHYMPCSDGVAPRQTSIPVWRRK; encoded by the exons ATGACGACACAAGATCAGGATGACAAGAGCTACGACCCCAACGATACGACGCTGACATTTGTCAACAGGAGGGATGAGCTGGATCCATTAT CCGGTGATGACAGTCTCGTAGCAGAGATGTCCTGCGGTCACGCCGTCACAGCGGAATCTCTGACCGGATGGTGCCGCAGTCTGCTGGATCAG GGCCAGTACAAATTTAAGTGTCCTGCTTTAAATGAGGACACCTACGAGACGTGTGGTGAAGAGTGGTCATATCCAGAGGTGCGCAGGCTGGCAGCACTGACAGTTGAAGAGATGGCCTACTTTGAAGAGAAGATTGCCCAGCTGGCAGCCAGAGACTACTGTGAACTGAAAATA TGTCCTGGTTGCAAAACCTATGTGGAGAGAGAGGACCTGACTAACCTGAGTGTGAGGTGCACAATCTGTACAGCAGACAACAACAAAGGGTATGAGTTCTGCTGCCAATGTTTGAGGCCGTGGAAAGGTAGAGCTCCACGATCAGACCGCTGTGATAATGATGGCTGCGTAAACCACGAACTCGAAGTTCTCAAGAACTGCAAGACTACTGATCTCCCTGAGGTTCGGGGGGTCGATGCCTGTCCCTCAATCCGGGCCTGTCCCACCTGTGGTGAGATAGTGGAGCACGACAAAACAGGCTGCAAGAACATCATCTGTCCTCGCTGTCAGAAAGAGTTCTGCTTTGTGTGTCTGAAACTCACTCCTGTGTGTTTGAAAACCAGCACTCACTACATGCCCTGCAGTGATGGTGTGGCTCCCAGACAAACATCAATACCTGTGTGGCGCAGAAAGTAG
- the LOC113018821 gene encoding NEDD8-like, whose product MGKIYQVVVHGLRGQKMMLDLCNTEEQFRSMTVKQLKEKLAQKLPETAGEEALRLIFTDKMLDGDDTLLSEYGIQHMSVLHMVMKVPGGLKA is encoded by the exons ATGGGAAAAATCTACCAGGTGGTCGTTCATGGACTAAGGGGTCAGAAGATGATGTTGGACCTGTGCAACACCGAGGAGCAGTTTAGGAGCATGACCGTGAAACAGCTCAAGGAAAAATTGGCGCAGAAGCTTCCGGAGACCGCAG gagaggAGGCTCTGCGCCTGATATTCACAGATAAAATGTTGGATGGAGACGACACCCTTCTGTCTGAATATGGAATCCAGCACATGTCCGTCCTCCACATGGTGATGAAGGTTCCTGGAGGACTGAAAGCTTGA
- the LOC113012581 gene encoding LOW QUALITY PROTEIN: ubiquitin carboxyl-terminal hydrolase 17-like protein D (The sequence of the model RefSeq protein was modified relative to this genomic sequence to represent the inferred CDS: deleted 1 base in 1 codon), with translation MISLLPLANRYHGLINQGATDYLNSVLQVLFMTEDFREAVTRYCGENPHSEFLDHHLKVLFDDLQNHTAYSYKITQKLGIDNVYEQRDAAECLERVLRMTSPDTSKIFHGQLVNKTTCSKGHIQTDRDAPFWLLPLSLVDCCSKDYSVVKGIEEFFKPSDFCGENQMYCEQCDVKVDATMRDVIKHHPDVLCLLLKRFEFNYNYMSHFKITCSVEVPYTLQIPESQKYELYAFLDHFGDLRGGHYSATIKIQEDHRDRWYQFDDTRVTELDFQPFQVDNTEKSQTTYLLFYSKKKDTAIPESTDVSTSGLPTISNEYDQSQDGKNKSSRKRIGEKTDTADIPKTARLREAGGSPDTPCNVDPLDKEPNEDKGTTGSDDLDQKHTEVDDAEKNRLDINIDFKLDSSDRSAVCDDQSRQYEMSKLMDDKAENDEKAKDKQSEKKSHAEHPADTVGENICEHQENKQTCNPSHAEEKTKTDFQHDTKGKISADKPTAEMCCDTFQDKEKADEGKENILQDDQSHKHGNRHSDTLNMQEISVTHSSDNDVCVEREIRDVKEDRRERKGDEKGDHSKFEQNTVEEVSGAATTQKDVDVEEKKEHEGNTKQIQIREKPHLRPAGAEIIEAPKENQDDATNEKTKAESFQLKARPKIQGVTEGGRGSQKSGTVQITYEEKMQTPDFEIIRTKMKNMRIESVGKPSQGSSERCVKNNEGVSENKW, from the exons ATGATCAGTCTCCTCCCATTAGCTAACAGGTACCATGGACTGATAAACCAGGGAGCGACAGATTACTTGAACAGTGTGCTGCAGGTGCTGTTCATGACCGAGGACTTCAGAGAGGCTGTGACAAG GTACTGTGGAGAAAATCCTCACTCTGAGTTTCTTGATCATCATCTTAAAGTCTTATTTGATGACTTACAGAACCACACAGCATACTCATATAAGATAACACAGAAGCTGGGCATTGACAATG TGTATGAACAGCGTGATGCTGCAGAGTGCTTGGAGAGGGTTTTAAGAATGACCAGTCCGGATACATCAAAG ATCTTCCACGGTCAGTTAGTAAACAAGACCACCTGCTCTAAAGGTCATATACAGACTGACAGAGATGCACCATTttggcttcttcctctttcactGGTGGATTGTTGCAGTAAAGACTACAGCGTG GTGAAGGGCATTGAAGAGTTTTTTAAACCTTCAGATTTCTGTGGAGAAAATCAGATGTACTGTGAGCAGTGTGATGTCAAAGTTGATGCTACTATG aGAGATGTAATAAAGCATCATCCAGATGTTTTGTGTCTGCTGCTGAAGAGGTTTGAGTTCAACTATAATTACATGTCACACTTCAAAATCACCTGTTCTGTGGAGGTT CCTTACACCCTGCAGATACCAGAG AGTCAGAAATATGAACTATATGCGTTTCTGGATCATTTTGGGGATCTGAGAGGTGGACATTACTCCGCCACAATCAAGATCCAGGAGGACCACAGAGACAGATGGTATCAGTTTGATGATACCAGAGTCACAGAG CTTGATTTTCAGCCATTCCAGGTGGATAACACGGAGAA GTCCCAGACTACATATCTTCTGTTTTATAGCAAAAAGAAAG ATACTGCTATTCCAGAGTCCACAGATGTGTCCACCAGTGGACTACCCACCATCAGTAATGAATATGATCAGAGTCAAGatgggaaaaataaaagcagtagaAAGAGAATAGGGGAGAAGACAGACACAGCGGATATTCCAAAGACTGCTCGCTTAAGAGAAGCAGGGGGATCACCTGACACCCCCTGTAACGTAGATCCTCTGGACAAAGAACCAAATGAGGACAAAGGAACCACTGGAAGTGATGACCTGGATCAAAAACATACAGAAGTGGATGATGCTGAAAAGAACAGACTAGATATTAATATTGATTTTAAACTTGATAGCAGTGATCGATCAGCAGTCTGTGATGATCAAAGCAGACAGTATGAGATGAGTAAATTAATGGATGATAAAgcagaaaatgatgaaaaagctAAAGATAAACAGTCAGAGAAAAAAAGCCATGCAGAGCATCCAGCTGACACTGTTGGAGAGAACATATGTGAACATCAGGAGAATAAACAAACCTGTAATCCTTCTCATGctgaggagaaaacaaaaactgattttCAACATGACACAAAAGGAAAGATTAGTGCTGATAAACCAACAGCAGAGATGTGCTGTGACACATTTCAGGATAAAGAAAAAgctgatgaaggaaaagaaaacatactACAAGATGATCAGAGTCATAAACATGGAAACAGACACAGTGATACACTGAACATGCAGGAGATCAGTGTTACACATTCAAGTGATAATGATGTTTGTGTAGAGAGAGAAATCAGAGATGTGAAGGAGgacaggagagaaagaaaaggagatgaGAAAGGGGACCACAGTAAGTTTGAACAAAACACAGTAGAGGAGGTAAGTGGTGCTGCTACAACACAGAAAGATGTTGAtgtggaggaaaagaaagaacatGAAGGAAATACTAAACAAATTCAGATCAGAGAGAAACCCCATCTGAGACCAGCAGGAGCAGAAATAATAGAAGCACCCAAAGAAAACCAGGATGATGCTACTAATGAAAAAACTAAAGCAGAGAGTTTTCAACTAAAAGCCAGACCAAAGATTCAGGGAGTCACAGAAGGAGGACGTGGTTCACAGAAGTCAGGAACAGTTCAAATAACTTATGAAGAAAAAATGCAGACTCCAGATTTTGAAATCATCAGGACAAAGATGAAGAACATGAGAATAGAAAGTGTAGGGAAACCCTCACAGGGCAGCTCTGAGAGATGTGTCAAAAATAATGAAggagtcagtgaaaataaatggtaa